In Candidatus Paceibacterota bacterium, one genomic interval encodes:
- a CDS encoding LysM peptidoglycan-binding domain-containing protein encodes MLVPEVLEAGNSQTMSLLEGYLNINPTGTGGAEIAIVDSTALESNGSDSEVFVDLGKSGTGEISIYVVRGGDTLSEIAEMFGVSSNTIVWANDIKGGLIKEGQELVILPISGVRHVVKSGDTLQSITTKYKADFDDILSYNGLAFDTKIKPGDIVIIPDGV; translated from the coding sequence TTGCTTGTACCGGAAGTGCTAGAAGCAGGCAATTCCCAGACCATGAGCCTCTTGGAGGGTTATTTGAATATTAATCCTACTGGCACAGGGGGAGCAGAAATTGCCATTGTTGACAGTACGGCTCTCGAATCTAATGGCAGTGACAGTGAGGTGTTCGTGGACCTCGGCAAGTCTGGTACCGGTGAGATTAGTATTTATGTTGTGCGAGGGGGTGATACCTTAAGTGAGATTGCCGAGATGTTTGGTGTCTCTAGCAATACTATTGTCTGGGCTAATGATATAAAAGGAGGTTTGATAAAAGAAGGTCAAGAACTTGTTATCCTACCGATCTCTGGTGTACGTCATGTCGTTAAGTCAGGTGATACTTTGCAGTCTATCACCACCAAATATAAAGCAGATTTTGATGACATCCTTTCATATAACGGTCTTGCTTTCGATACCAAGATTAAACCCGGTGATATCGTCATCATTCCTGACGGTGT